In one window of Neofelis nebulosa isolate mNeoNeb1 chromosome 15, mNeoNeb1.pri, whole genome shotgun sequence DNA:
- the LOC131496388 gene encoding T-cell surface glycoprotein CD1a-like isoform X2, with translation MLLLQLVLLTVLVPGGDSDDDFQEPITFRIILTSSFYNRARTQNQGSAWLGQLQTHGWDSKTGAFIFLRPWSRGNFSNEKFMELEKLFYSYSIRFLQVFQDHVSQWQLEYPFQVQLEGGCELHLGEASVGFVEIAYQGSDLMSFQNTSWWPSPKGGRRTEEVCTLFNRFYVINEIIHTLLSDTCPQFLLGLLDAGKAYLKRQVRPEAWLSTGPSPGPGHLLLVCHVSGFYPKPVWVTWMRGEQEHQGTRRGEVLPHADGTWYLQTSLDVEAREAAGLSCRVRHSSLEGQDIVLYWEQHRPVGLVFLAVVVPLVLLAGLAFWLWKRWKSHWRPQCTGLPPERDPSSPSSSTYLNPAQW, from the exons ATGCTGTTGTTGCAACTGGTGTTGCTCACGGTTCTCGTCCCAGGTGGTGACAGTGACGATG ACTTCCAGGAGCCAATCACTTTTCGAATCATCCTGACCTCATCTTTTTACAACCGTGCCCGGACACAAAATCAGGGTTCAGCTTGGCTGGGACAGCTGCAGACTCATGGCTGGGACAGCAAGACCGGAGCTTTCATTTTCCTGCGGCCTTGGTCCAGGGGCAACTTCAGCAATGAGAAGTTCATGGAACTGGAAAAGTTATTCTATTCATACTCCATTAGATTTCTTCAGGTATTTCAGGACCATGTCAGTCAATGGCAGCTTGAAT ATCCGTTTCAGGTCCAGCTGGAAGGAGGCTGTGAGCTGCACCTTGGAGAAGCATCAGTAGGATTTGTGGAGATTGCATATCAAGGATCAGATCTCATGAGCTTCCAGAACACGTCATGGTGGCCATCTCCAAAGGGAGGCAGAAGGACCGAAGAAGTCTGCACACTATTCAATCGGTTCTATGTGATCAATGAAATTATACACACACTTCTCAGTGACACCTGCCCTCAGTTCCTCTTGGGTCTTCTTGATGCAGGAAAGGCATATCTCAAGCGACAAG TGAGGCCCGAGGCCTGGCTGTCCACTGGCCCCAGTCCGGGGCCTGGCCATCTGCTCCTCGTGTGCCACGTCTCTGGCTTCTACCCAAAGCCAGTGTGGGTGACGTGGATGCGGGGTGAACAGGAGCACCAGGGCACCCGACGAGGCGAGGTCTTGCCCCATGCTGATGGGACATGGTATCTTCAGACGTCCTTGGATGTGGAAGCCAGGGAGGCAGCCGGCCTGTCTTGCCGAGTGAGACACAGCAGTCTAGAAGGCCAGGATATTGTCCTCTACTGGG AGCAGCACCGCCCCGTGGGCTTGGTCTTCCTGGCCGTGGTCGTGCCCCTGGTGCTTCTGGCAGGTCTTGCGTTCTGGCTCTGGAAGCGCTG GAAATCACACTGGAGACCTCAGTGCACTGGCCTCCCTCCGGAGAGAGATCCCAGCAGCCCCAGTTCCAGCACTTACCTAAACCCAGCTCAGTGGTGA
- the LOC131496388 gene encoding T-cell surface glycoprotein CD1a-like isoform X3: protein MLLLQLVLLTVLVPGGDSDDDFQEPITFRIILTSSFYNRARTQNQGSAWLGQLQTHGWDSKTGAFIFLRPWSRGNFSNEKFMELEKLFYSYSIRFLQVFQDHVSQWQLEYPFQVQLEGGCELHLGEASVGFVEIAYQGSDLMSFQNTSWWPSPKGGRRTEEVCTLFNRFYVINEIIHTLLSDTCPQFLLGLLDAGKAYLKRQVRPEAWLSTGPSPGPGHLLLVCHVSGFYPKPVWVTWMRGEQEHQGTRRGEVLPHADGTWYLQTSLDVEAREAAGLSCRVRHSSLEGQDIVLYWEQHRPVGLVFLAVVVPLVLLAGLAFWLWKRWKSHWRPQCTGLPPERDPSSPSSSTYLNPAQW from the exons ACTTCCAGGAGCCAATCACTTTTCGAATCATCCTGACCTCATCTTTTTACAACCGTGCCCGGACACAAAATCAGGGTTCAGCTTGGCTGGGACAGCTGCAGACTCATGGCTGGGACAGCAAGACCGGAGCTTTCATTTTCCTGCGGCCTTGGTCCAGGGGCAACTTCAGCAATGAGAAGTTCATGGAACTGGAAAAGTTATTCTATTCATACTCCATTAGATTTCTTCAGGTATTTCAGGACCATGTCAGTCAATGGCAGCTTGAAT ATCCGTTTCAGGTCCAGCTGGAAGGAGGCTGTGAGCTGCACCTTGGAGAAGCATCAGTAGGATTTGTGGAGATTGCATATCAAGGATCAGATCTCATGAGCTTCCAGAACACGTCATGGTGGCCATCTCCAAAGGGAGGCAGAAGGACCGAAGAAGTCTGCACACTATTCAATCGGTTCTATGTGATCAATGAAATTATACACACACTTCTCAGTGACACCTGCCCTCAGTTCCTCTTGGGTCTTCTTGATGCAGGAAAGGCATATCTCAAGCGACAAG TGAGGCCCGAGGCCTGGCTGTCCACTGGCCCCAGTCCGGGGCCTGGCCATCTGCTCCTCGTGTGCCACGTCTCTGGCTTCTACCCAAAGCCAGTGTGGGTGACGTGGATGCGGGGTGAACAGGAGCACCAGGGCACCCGACGAGGCGAGGTCTTGCCCCATGCTGATGGGACATGGTATCTTCAGACGTCCTTGGATGTGGAAGCCAGGGAGGCAGCCGGCCTGTCTTGCCGAGTGAGACACAGCAGTCTAGAAGGCCAGGATATTGTCCTCTACTGGG AGCAGCACCGCCCCGTGGGCTTGGTCTTCCTGGCCGTGGTCGTGCCCCTGGTGCTTCTGGCAGGTCTTGCGTTCTGGCTCTGGAAGCGCTG GAAATCACACTGGAGACCTCAGTGCACTGGCCTCCCTCCGGAGAGAGATCCCAGCAGCCCCAGTTCCAGCACTTACCTAAACCCAGCTCAGTGGTGA
- the LOC131496388 gene encoding T-cell surface glycoprotein CD1a-like isoform X1, with protein sequence MPCALGSRRSSGRPPGEAVGRPSSGGPLFMSHHRLCCTCQSWRRPMWPMGPPSHPSSGVENCTLYKDFQEPITFRIILTSSFYNRARTQNQGSAWLGQLQTHGWDSKTGAFIFLRPWSRGNFSNEKFMELEKLFYSYSIRFLQVFQDHVSQWQLEYPFQVQLEGGCELHLGEASVGFVEIAYQGSDLMSFQNTSWWPSPKGGRRTEEVCTLFNRFYVINEIIHTLLSDTCPQFLLGLLDAGKAYLKRQVRPEAWLSTGPSPGPGHLLLVCHVSGFYPKPVWVTWMRGEQEHQGTRRGEVLPHADGTWYLQTSLDVEAREAAGLSCRVRHSSLEGQDIVLYWEQHRPVGLVFLAVVVPLVLLAGLAFWLWKRWKSHWRPQCTGLPPERDPSSPSSSTYLNPAQW encoded by the exons ATGCCGTGTGCACTGGGCTCCCGACGTTCTTCAGGCCGTCCTCCTGGAGAAGCTGTTGGAAGACCTTCATCAGGAGGACCTTTGTTCATGTCACATCACAGGCTCTGCTGCACCTGTCAGAGCTGGCGAAGGCCCATGTGGCCCATGGGGCCTCCCAGCCATCCTTCCTCAGGGGTAGAAAACTGCACTCTGTACAAAG ACTTCCAGGAGCCAATCACTTTTCGAATCATCCTGACCTCATCTTTTTACAACCGTGCCCGGACACAAAATCAGGGTTCAGCTTGGCTGGGACAGCTGCAGACTCATGGCTGGGACAGCAAGACCGGAGCTTTCATTTTCCTGCGGCCTTGGTCCAGGGGCAACTTCAGCAATGAGAAGTTCATGGAACTGGAAAAGTTATTCTATTCATACTCCATTAGATTTCTTCAGGTATTTCAGGACCATGTCAGTCAATGGCAGCTTGAAT ATCCGTTTCAGGTCCAGCTGGAAGGAGGCTGTGAGCTGCACCTTGGAGAAGCATCAGTAGGATTTGTGGAGATTGCATATCAAGGATCAGATCTCATGAGCTTCCAGAACACGTCATGGTGGCCATCTCCAAAGGGAGGCAGAAGGACCGAAGAAGTCTGCACACTATTCAATCGGTTCTATGTGATCAATGAAATTATACACACACTTCTCAGTGACACCTGCCCTCAGTTCCTCTTGGGTCTTCTTGATGCAGGAAAGGCATATCTCAAGCGACAAG TGAGGCCCGAGGCCTGGCTGTCCACTGGCCCCAGTCCGGGGCCTGGCCATCTGCTCCTCGTGTGCCACGTCTCTGGCTTCTACCCAAAGCCAGTGTGGGTGACGTGGATGCGGGGTGAACAGGAGCACCAGGGCACCCGACGAGGCGAGGTCTTGCCCCATGCTGATGGGACATGGTATCTTCAGACGTCCTTGGATGTGGAAGCCAGGGAGGCAGCCGGCCTGTCTTGCCGAGTGAGACACAGCAGTCTAGAAGGCCAGGATATTGTCCTCTACTGGG AGCAGCACCGCCCCGTGGGCTTGGTCTTCCTGGCCGTGGTCGTGCCCCTGGTGCTTCTGGCAGGTCTTGCGTTCTGGCTCTGGAAGCGCTG GAAATCACACTGGAGACCTCAGTGCACTGGCCTCCCTCCGGAGAGAGATCCCAGCAGCCCCAGTTCCAGCACTTACCTAAACCCAGCTCAGTGGTGA